One Staphylococcus simiae genomic region harbors:
- a CDS encoding DUF3139 domain-containing protein: MSRKQIITRVVIILVISLIVAVAFFFCLKTYQGHKNIAMIDSYLEEKNLKDKVKTQDTLYSAKKGIYYKEITFKDDPGVTYIVQPISTYKGIFVEGFDSETKKSLKHAKHKYFSQTYKPNK, from the coding sequence ATGAGTAGAAAACAAATAATAACAAGAGTTGTGATTATTTTAGTCATTTCTTTAATAGTTGCAGTTGCATTTTTCTTTTGTTTAAAAACATATCAAGGCCATAAAAATATCGCTATGATAGATAGTTATTTAGAAGAAAAGAACCTGAAAGATAAAGTTAAAACACAAGATACTTTATATAGTGCTAAAAAAGGTATTTATTATAAGGAAATTACTTTTAAGGATGACCCAGGTGTGACATATATTGTACAACCTATTAGTACGTATAAAGGTATTTTTGTAGAAGGCTTTGATTCAGAAACTAAGAAAAGTCTGAAACATGCTAAACATAAATA
- a CDS encoding MarR family winged helix-turn-helix transcriptional regulator — translation MYVENSYLSKQICFLFYVSSKEIIKKYTTYLKEYDLTYTGYIVLMAIENDEKLNIKKLGERVFLDSGTLTPLLKKLEKKDYVIRTREEKDERNLQISLTKQGQEIKKPLADISLKVYDEFNITSDEASELVHSLRNFVSKNFDNPSK, via the coding sequence ATGTATGTAGAGAACAGTTATCTTAGTAAGCAAATATGTTTTTTATTTTATGTTTCTTCTAAAGAAATTATCAAAAAATATACAACATATTTGAAAGAGTATGATCTAACTTACACTGGTTATATTGTTTTAATGGCGATTGAAAATGATGAGAAACTTAACATCAAAAAATTAGGTGAGCGTGTATTCTTAGATTCGGGAACATTAACACCACTACTTAAAAAGTTAGAAAAGAAAGATTATGTTATTCGTACACGTGAAGAAAAAGATGAAAGAAATCTTCAAATTTCACTAACTAAACAAGGACAAGAAATTAAAAAACCTTTAGCAGATATTTCATTGAAAGTATATGATGAATTTAATATAACAAGCGATGAAGCATCTGAACTTGTTCATAGTTTACGTAATTTTGTATCTAAAAATTTCGACAATCCATCTAAATAA
- a CDS encoding nitrate/nitrite transporter, which translates to MYKTKGGFQLTLQTLSLVVGFMAWSIIAPLMPYISQDVKVSAGQISIILAIPVILGSILRVPFGYLTNIVGAKWVFFCSFIVLLFPIFFLSTAQTPGMLMLSGLFLGVGGAIFSVGVTSVPKYFPKEKVGLANGIYGMGNIGTAVSSFLAPPIAGIIGWQTTVRTYLIIIALFALIMFIFGDAKERKVKVPLMAQMKSLSKNYKLYYLSLWYFITFGAFVAFGLFLPNYLVNHFGIDKVDAGIRSGIFIALATFLRPLGGVLGDKFNAVKVLMIDFVIMIIGAVILGISDHIALFTVGCLTISICAGIGNGLIFKLVPSYFSNEAGSANGIVSMMGGLGGFFPPLVITYIASLTGSSHPAFILLAVFGVLALITMGHLYKKEYGSLKVK; encoded by the coding sequence ATGTATAAGACAAAAGGTGGTTTCCAGCTTACTTTACAAACATTAAGCTTAGTAGTCGGCTTTATGGCTTGGAGCATTATCGCTCCTTTAATGCCCTATATTTCACAAGATGTAAAAGTATCTGCAGGGCAAATTTCAATTATTTTAGCTATACCAGTTATTTTAGGATCTATTTTACGTGTACCATTTGGTTATTTAACAAATATTGTAGGTGCCAAATGGGTATTCTTTTGTAGTTTTATCGTTTTATTATTCCCTATATTCTTCTTAAGTACAGCACAAACACCAGGTATGCTGATGTTGTCAGGTTTATTCCTAGGTGTAGGAGGAGCTATCTTCTCAGTTGGTGTAACATCTGTACCTAAATATTTCCCTAAAGAAAAAGTTGGATTGGCTAACGGAATCTATGGAATGGGTAATATTGGTACAGCAGTATCATCATTTTTAGCGCCTCCGATTGCCGGTATTATAGGTTGGCAAACAACGGTGAGAACTTATTTAATTATCATTGCTTTGTTTGCATTGATTATGTTTATCTTTGGTGATGCGAAAGAACGTAAAGTTAAAGTTCCGTTGATGGCACAAATGAAGTCATTATCTAAAAACTATAAATTATATTATTTAAGTTTATGGTATTTCATTACTTTTGGTGCTTTTGTAGCGTTTGGTTTATTCTTACCTAACTATTTAGTAAATCATTTTGGTATTGATAAAGTCGATGCGGGTATTCGCTCAGGTATCTTTATCGCATTAGCGACATTCTTAAGACCTTTAGGCGGCGTTTTAGGAGATAAATTTAATGCGGTTAAAGTATTGATGATTGATTTCGTTATAATGATTATTGGTGCAGTTATCTTAGGTATTTCAGATCATATCGCATTGTTTACAGTAGGATGTTTAACAATTAGTATCTGTGCTGGTATTGGTAATGGATTAATCTTCAAATTAGTACCATCATATTTCTCAAACGAAGCAGGTTCAGCAAACGGTATTGTTTCAATGATGGGTGGTTTAGGTGGTTTCTTCCCACCATTAGTCATCACTTATATTGCTAGCTTAACTGGTTCAAGTCATCCAGCGTTTATTTTACTGGCTGTTTTCGGTGTACTAGCTTTAATAACAATGGGTCACTTATATAAAAAAGAGTATGGTAGTTTAAAAGTAAAATAA
- a CDS encoding DUF2268 domain-containing protein has translation MYQLNIYRTDQIYKHLLSLPIKERNNYFINNLINPFKGKFSAQHIPLKAQSNNFVDALFMLNQIQISPENLSNGDLQHIKHLNDDFWLKCDKYFKHALKTFEEKYIFSKIKHYHFTVLLGDKTKPSMYLNNNYLGDGGIPGYIIIYLIPNIYTLSKLKGVIAHEVNHNVRYQYINWDGGSLKELVVAEGLAENFVEHLYGRDALGPWVTAINWQDNEQRIKNTINAHLDITDLFSAMPYLYGDDITTAQGGKAVGLPHAAGYTYGYYLIKYFLSKTDISIEEATILPAETILNEVTEFWNITTH, from the coding sequence ATGTATCAACTTAATATTTATAGAACTGACCAAATATATAAACATTTATTATCATTACCGATTAAAGAACGTAACAACTATTTTATTAACAACTTAATCAATCCATTTAAAGGTAAATTCAGTGCACAACATATTCCATTAAAAGCACAAAGTAATAACTTTGTTGATGCATTATTTATGTTAAATCAAATTCAAATATCTCCAGAAAATCTTAGTAACGGTGATTTACAACACATTAAGCACTTAAATGACGATTTCTGGTTAAAGTGTGATAAGTATTTTAAACATGCCTTAAAAACTTTTGAAGAAAAATATATATTTTCTAAAATTAAGCATTATCATTTTACTGTGTTACTTGGAGATAAAACTAAACCATCTATGTATTTGAATAACAACTATTTAGGTGATGGTGGTATTCCTGGTTATATTATTATATATCTCATCCCGAACATTTATACCTTGTCTAAGTTGAAGGGAGTTATTGCTCATGAAGTTAATCACAATGTCAGATATCAATATATAAATTGGGATGGAGGTAGTTTAAAAGAATTAGTGGTCGCAGAAGGTCTAGCAGAAAACTTCGTTGAGCATTTGTATGGTAGAGATGCTTTAGGACCTTGGGTTACTGCTATCAACTGGCAAGATAATGAACAAAGAATTAAAAATACTATCAATGCTCATTTAGATATTACTGATTTATTTAGTGCTATGCCTTATTTGTATGGTGATGACATCACAACTGCTCAAGGTGGAAAAGCAGTTGGACTTCCTCATGCAGCAGGTTATACGTATGGTTATTATTTGATCAAATATTTTCTATCTAAAACTGATATATCTATAGAAGAAGCAACTATATTACCAGCAGAAACGATATTAAATGAGGTGACTGAGTTTTGGAATATAACTACACATTAA
- a CDS encoding MerR family DNA-binding transcriptional regulator yields MEYNYTLTDIIKITGVTKRTLHYYDEIGLLTPVKNNKNYRIYT; encoded by the coding sequence TTGGAATATAACTACACATTAACAGATATAATTAAAATTACTGGCGTAACTAAAAGGACATTACATTATTATGATGAAATCGGCTTATTAACACCTGTAAAAAACAACAAAAATTATAGAATCTATACCTAA
- a CDS encoding MerR family transcriptional regulator, with the protein MTLQKILIFKSLDFTIKQIKQLLTYDEKDLTTLIAKQRDVLDNKIAHLQSIQCSIDQLIKGVPISELNILNKSMVKQYQTEAELKYGHTTSYQSFKQQHSNDVFNTNQIQAMDAVFDLFNNLSLNKCSLKEAQTTVLQWKNLLQQYADFDDTTLCCIAQTYQTDERFNNYFKRYDNPKLTDYIVNAVNYHLNV; encoded by the coding sequence ATGACACTGCAAAAGATATTAATATTCAAATCTTTAGACTTTACAATAAAACAAATCAAACAATTATTAACCTATGATGAAAAAGACTTAACAACACTTATTGCTAAACAGCGTGATGTATTAGATAACAAAATAGCTCACTTACAGTCAATACAATGTTCTATAGATCAATTAATTAAAGGTGTTCCCATCAGTGAATTAAATATATTGAATAAATCAATGGTCAAGCAATATCAAACAGAAGCAGAATTAAAATACGGACATACTACTTCTTATCAATCTTTTAAACAACAACATAGTAATGACGTATTTAACACTAACCAAATACAAGCAATGGATGCTGTCTTTGACCTTTTCAATAATCTTTCACTTAATAAATGTAGCTTAAAAGAAGCTCAAACAACCGTATTACAATGGAAAAATTTACTACAACAGTATGCTGACTTTGATGACACCACATTATGTTGTATCGCTCAGACTTACCAAACTGATGAGCGGTTTAATAATTATTTTAAACGCTATGATAATCCTAAGTTAACAGACTACATCGTTAATGCAGTTAACTATCATTTAAATGTTTAA
- a CDS encoding IS1182 family transposase: MYKDYNMTQLTLPMETSVKIPQNDISRYVNDIVESIPDKEFDEFKHYRGATSYHPRMMLKIILYAYTQSVYSGRKIERLLNDSLRMMWLSQNQSPSYKTINRFRVNPKTDALIESLFIQFHSQCLKQNLIDDQAIFIDGTKVEADANRYTFVWKKSILNYESDMNENSKIIYQELVKDKIIPEIIEDKDTDLSKEDVDLIGSHLDKEIEDLNQQIDNETQPELRKQIRKKRTEIKKVKKKFDDYSERKMKYKEQKAILQDRNSYSKTDHDATFMRMKEDHMKNGQLKPGYNLQIATNSQFVLSYNVYQNPTDTRTLIPFLTLINETYGYLPEYIVADAGYGSEQNYMSIIDDFNRTPLITYGMFIKDKTKKFKSDIFNTQNWDYDEINDEFICPNQKRLGFKRYAYRNDKYGFKRDFKLYECDDCSDCPLKHQCMKSKSKTNKKIMKNYNWEYFKSQINQKLSEPETKKIYSQRKIDVEPVFGFMKAILGFTRMSVRGLDKVKRELGFVLMAVNIRKIAAQRAVYFKIKNEKDNFYQFSIEIVFFLLKPRT; the protein is encoded by the coding sequence ATGTATAAAGATTATAACATGACTCAACTTACACTACCAATGGAAACTTCAGTAAAAATTCCTCAAAATGATATTTCAAGATACGTTAATGACATTGTTGAAAGTATACCAGATAAAGAATTCGATGAATTCAAACATTACCGTGGTGCGACTTCTTACCATCCAAGAATGATGTTGAAAATTATTCTATATGCCTATACACAATCTGTATATTCTGGAAGAAAAATTGAAAGACTGCTCAATGATAGTCTTCGTATGATGTGGTTATCTCAAAACCAATCACCTTCGTATAAGACAATTAATCGTTTCAGAGTTAATCCTAAAACGGATGCTTTAATCGAATCTTTATTTATCCAATTTCATAGTCAGTGTCTAAAACAAAACCTTATTGATGATCAAGCTATTTTTATCGATGGAACCAAAGTAGAAGCTGATGCCAATCGATATACATTCGTATGGAAGAAAAGTATTTTAAACTATGAATCAGATATGAACGAAAATTCAAAAATAATCTATCAAGAATTGGTAAAAGACAAAATTATACCAGAGATTATAGAAGATAAAGATACTGATTTATCAAAAGAAGATGTTGATTTAATCGGTAGCCATTTGGATAAAGAAATCGAAGATTTAAATCAACAAATTGACAATGAAACACAACCAGAACTAAGAAAGCAAATTCGTAAAAAAAGAACAGAAATTAAAAAAGTTAAAAAGAAATTTGATGATTATTCTGAACGAAAAATGAAATATAAAGAGCAAAAAGCAATTCTTCAAGACCGCAATAGTTATTCTAAAACAGATCATGATGCTACCTTTATGAGAATGAAAGAAGATCATATGAAAAATGGACAACTTAAACCAGGATACAATTTACAAATAGCGACAAATTCACAATTTGTTTTATCATATAATGTCTACCAAAATCCAACAGATACTAGAACTTTAATACCATTTTTAACTTTGATTAACGAAACCTACGGTTATTTACCTGAGTATATCGTCGCTGATGCTGGTTATGGTAGTGAACAAAATTATATGTCTATCATAGATGATTTTAATAGAACACCTTTAATTACGTATGGAATGTTTATTAAAGATAAAACTAAAAAATTTAAAAGTGACATTTTTAATACTCAGAATTGGGATTATGATGAAATTAACGATGAATTTATTTGTCCAAATCAAAAACGATTAGGTTTTAAACGATATGCTTACCGTAACGATAAATATGGATTTAAAAGAGACTTTAAATTATATGAATGTGATGATTGTTCGGACTGTCCACTCAAACATCAATGTATGAAATCCAAGTCAAAAACAAATAAAAAAATAATGAAAAATTATAATTGGGAGTATTTTAAATCTCAAATTAATCAAAAGCTTTCTGAGCCAGAGACGAAAAAAATCTATAGTCAAAGAAAAATTGACGTAGAACCTGTTTTTGGATTCATGAAGGCTATTTTGGGGTTCACTAGAATGTCGGTTCGAGGGCTCGATAAGGTTAAACGTGAACTTGGATTTGTGCTAATGGCAGTTAACATAAGGAAAATAGCAGCTCAACGAGCTGTATATTTCAAAATTAAAAACGAAAAAGACAATTTCTATCAATTTTCAATAGAAATTGTCTTTTTTTTACTTAAACCTAGAACTTAA
- the nreC gene encoding nitrate respiration regulation response regulator NreC (Involved in the regulation of the the nitrate reductase operon narGHJI), with protein MKIVIADDHAVVRTGFSMILNYQNDMEVVATAADGVEAYQKVMEYKPDVLLMDLSMPPGESGLIATSKIAESFPETKILILTMFDDEEYLFHVLRNGAKGYILKNAPDEQLLLAIRTVYKGETYVDMKLTTSLVNEFVTNSNQDIENSSDPFKILSKRELEILPLIAKGYGNKEIAEKLFVSVKTVEAHKTHIMTKLGLKSKPELVEYALKKKLLEF; from the coding sequence GTGAAAATTGTGATTGCCGATGATCATGCTGTGGTACGTACTGGTTTCTCTATGATTTTGAATTATCAAAATGATATGGAAGTTGTAGCGACGGCTGCAGATGGGGTAGAAGCCTACCAAAAAGTTATGGAATACAAGCCTGATGTATTACTCATGGATTTAAGTATGCCGCCAGGAGAATCAGGATTAATCGCTACAAGTAAAATTGCCGAAAGTTTTCCCGAAACAAAGATTCTTATTTTAACGATGTTTGATGATGAAGAATATTTATTCCATGTATTACGTAATGGTGCCAAAGGGTACATTTTAAAAAATGCGCCGGATGAACAGTTGTTACTAGCTATTAGAACTGTCTATAAGGGCGAAACTTATGTAGATATGAAGTTAACCACATCGTTAGTCAATGAATTTGTGACTAATTCAAACCAAGATATTGAAAATTCGTCAGATCCTTTCAAAATATTATCTAAAAGAGAATTAGAAATATTACCTCTTATAGCTAAAGGCTATGGTAATAAAGAAATCGCAGAAAAATTATTTGTATCAGTTAAAACGGTCGAAGCGCATAAAACGCATATTATGACAAAGTTAGGATTGAAAAGTAAACCAGAACTCGTTGAATATGCATTAAAGAAAAAACTATTAGAATTTTAG
- the nreB gene encoding sensor histidine kinase (Involved in the regulation of the the nitrate reductase operon narGHJI): MINEDSIQLEALLKKYYENSIEKIVFVDDLGKIIAMNNAAKDILSEEDNYSAMTNAICRRCEGYTNEYDLQSCKDCFLESLQVQTSNFQVFMKTKDHKIMPFTATYQTIDPVKGIHAFTLQNVSSQIERQEKLHQQRMMRKTISAQENERKRISRELHDSVIQEMLNVDVQLRLLKYQEDKTQLLDSAENIECLVTKLIDDIRNMSVELRPASLDDLGLEAAFKSYFKQFEENYGVKIDYTSNIKNMRFDSEVETVVYRIVQEAILNALKYADVNDIHVVIQQTGRHLIAEIVDYGNGFDPSSKPKGSGLGLYGMNERAELVNGRVNIETEIGKGTNVTLNIPI; encoded by the coding sequence ATGATAAATGAAGACAGTATACAATTAGAAGCTTTATTAAAAAAATATTATGAAAATTCCATCGAAAAAATTGTCTTCGTTGATGATCTTGGTAAAATAATTGCTATGAATAATGCAGCAAAAGATATTTTGTCAGAAGAAGACAATTATAGTGCTATGACAAATGCTATTTGCCGAAGATGTGAAGGTTATACTAATGAATACGATTTACAATCATGCAAGGATTGTTTCTTAGAATCTTTACAAGTACAGACTTCAAATTTCCAAGTATTTATGAAGACCAAAGACCATAAAATCATGCCATTTACTGCTACGTATCAAACGATAGATCCTGTCAAAGGTATTCATGCTTTTACCTTACAAAATGTATCATCACAAATAGAAAGACAGGAAAAGTTACATCAACAACGAATGATGCGTAAAACGATTTCAGCACAAGAAAATGAGCGTAAACGTATTTCCCGAGAATTACATGATAGTGTGATTCAAGAAATGCTTAATGTAGATGTCCAATTACGTTTATTAAAATATCAAGAAGATAAAACTCAACTGTTAGATAGTGCAGAAAATATTGAGTGTTTAGTGACTAAATTGATTGATGATATACGTAATATGTCTGTAGAGCTTAGACCAGCGTCATTAGATGATTTAGGGTTAGAAGCAGCTTTCAAATCTTATTTTAAGCAATTTGAAGAAAATTATGGCGTTAAAATTGATTACACATCTAACATTAAAAATATGCGCTTTGATAGTGAAGTGGAAACAGTCGTTTATCGTATTGTCCAAGAAGCCATACTTAACGCTTTGAAATATGCAGATGTAAATGATATACATGTTGTCATTCAACAAACTGGACGTCATTTAATTGCTGAAATTGTAGACTATGGGAATGGTTTTGATCCTAGCTCTAAACCAAAAGGTTCTGGATTAGGATTATATGGTATGAATGAACGGGCAGAATTAGTTAATGGCAGAGTAAACATCGAGACTGAAATTGGTAAAGGAACCAACGTTACACTAAACATACCAATTTAA
- the nreA gene encoding nitrate respiration regulation accessory nitrate sensor NreA, translated as MTPEAIIQNRSFQETLDNIRIHEGYDFAAIAFYESKKPSAPIKWHYVSGNQNNRFKLIILRKGHGLAGTVMKTGKRMVIANVGWALSPEEKIDYPILLSENLTAVFALPLWYNNQVYGVLLFGQRDGNPLPKIIDHYDIQHKFGIFNEE; from the coding sequence TTGACACCAGAAGCAATAATTCAAAATCGAAGTTTTCAAGAGACATTGGATAACATTCGCATACATGAGGGGTATGATTTTGCAGCGATAGCATTCTATGAATCTAAAAAACCGTCAGCTCCAATCAAATGGCACTATGTTTCAGGCAATCAGAACAACCGTTTCAAATTAATTATTTTACGTAAAGGACATGGCTTAGCTGGCACTGTAATGAAAACAGGTAAACGTATGGTCATTGCTAATGTTGGCTGGGCACTGAGTCCTGAAGAAAAAATTGATTACCCTATTTTATTAAGTGAGAACTTAACAGCAGTATTTGCTTTGCCGTTATGGTATAATAATCAAGTGTATGGTGTGTTATTATTTGGTCAAAGGGATGGGAATCCTTTACCAAAAATAATTGACCATTATGACATTCAACATAAGTTTGGAATCTTTAATGAAGAATAA
- the narI gene encoding respiratory nitrate reductase subunit gamma has translation MLNQFLWVIYPYLCLAIFIFGHLVRYRYDQFSWTAKSSELIEKKRLMWGSLLFHLGIIPVFFGHVVGLLIPKSWMEAFGVTEHLYHIGAVYIGSIFGIITLIGMFLLTARRVTTKSIRRLSSASDIFVNFLLLLIVFMGCYATLVTNAQHPEFNYRTSLSIWFRQLLMFKPDASLMNSVPIGFKIHVLLGFTIMACWPFTRLVHVWSVPLSYINRRYIIYRKNKV, from the coding sequence ATGCTTAATCAATTTTTATGGGTTATTTATCCATATTTATGTTTGGCAATTTTCATTTTTGGACATCTTGTCCGTTATCGATATGACCAATTTTCATGGACAGCTAAGTCGAGCGAGTTAATTGAAAAGAAAAGATTGATGTGGGGTAGTTTATTATTCCATTTAGGTATCATTCCAGTTTTCTTTGGACATGTTGTAGGATTACTCATTCCAAAGAGTTGGATGGAAGCATTTGGCGTAACAGAACATCTATATCATATCGGAGCTGTGTATATTGGTAGTATCTTTGGTATAATTACGCTTATAGGTATGTTTTTATTAACAGCAAGACGTGTAACGACTAAAAGTATAAGAAGACTAAGTTCTGCTTCAGATATCTTTGTTAATTTCTTATTATTACTTATTGTATTTATGGGTTGCTATGCAACATTAGTGACGAATGCGCAACATCCTGAATTTAACTATAGAACGTCTTTATCAATTTGGTTTAGACAATTACTAATGTTTAAGCCTGATGCATCATTGATGAATAGTGTACCAATTGGTTTTAAAATACATGTTTTATTAGGCTTTACAATTATGGCATGTTGGCCATTTACAAGACTAGTTCATGTATGGAGTGTACCGTTATCATATATCAATCGTAGATATATCATTTATCGTAAGAATAAAGTGTAA
- the narJ gene encoding nitrate reductase molybdenum cofactor assembly chaperone, which produces MINFDNLKEYQESFGYMAQQLCFPDKLTFHPATFEETISQDHPGYEDLVAYRSVMMEFSLSEIKAIYTDTFDFTKKAPLHMTYNKFDTQKERGQMLAKLKVLYEMFGLKMVDNELSDYLPLMLQFLQVADWRNDSRAEENIQLIIMIIEDGTYVMANELGKDNNPYAYVIQALRKTLKSCLESPKGVKHHA; this is translated from the coding sequence GTGATTAATTTCGATAACCTAAAAGAATATCAAGAAAGTTTTGGCTATATGGCACAACAATTATGTTTCCCAGATAAGTTAACTTTCCATCCTGCTACATTTGAAGAAACAATTTCACAAGATCATCCAGGGTATGAAGATTTAGTGGCTTATCGAAGTGTAATGATGGAATTCTCTTTATCAGAAATTAAAGCAATATATACAGATACATTTGATTTTACAAAAAAAGCACCATTGCATATGACTTACAACAAATTTGATACACAAAAAGAACGTGGTCAAATGCTAGCAAAGTTAAAAGTATTATATGAAATGTTTGGACTAAAAATGGTAGATAATGAATTATCAGATTATCTACCGTTGATGCTCCAATTTTTACAAGTGGCAGATTGGCGTAATGATTCAAGAGCAGAAGAAAATATTCAATTGATCATTATGATTATTGAAGATGGCACATACGTCATGGCGAATGAGCTAGGTAAAGATAATAACCCATATGCCTATGTGATACAAGCACTTAGAAAAACATTGAAATCATGTTTGGAGTCACCAAAAGGAGTGAAACATCATGCTTAA
- the narH gene encoding nitrate reductase subunit beta, translating into MKIKAQVAMVLNLDKCIGCHTCSVTCKNTWTNRPGAEYMWFNNVETKPGMGYPKRWEDQEHYKGGWVLNKRGKLELKSGSRISKIALGKIFYNPDMPLIKDYYEPWNYNYEHLTTAKAGNHSPVARAYSEITGENIEIEWGPNWEDDLAGGHVTGPKDPNIQKIEEDIKFQFDETFMMYLPRLCEHCLNPSCVASCPSGAMYKRDEDGIVLVDQDACRGWRYCMTGCPYKKVYFNWKTNKAEKCTFCFPRIEAGMPTVCSETCTGRMRYLGVLLYDADRVHEAASATDEKDLYEKQLDLFLDPFDEEVIAQAEKDGIGYDWIEAAQNSPIYKLAIEYKLAFPLHPEFRTMPMVWYCPPLSPIMSYFEGKNTDQNPDSIFPAIEEMRLPIEYLANLFTAGDTQPVKEALQRMAMMRSYMRSQVTNKPFDTSRLERLGLTERQTKDMYRLLGIAKYEDRFVIPTSHKETYLDTYHAQGSEGYGGEHFGDNCEGCGVPVGSGKTGQEIYNENFYGGIFRD; encoded by the coding sequence TTGAAGATTAAAGCGCAGGTAGCAATGGTATTAAATTTAGATAAATGTATAGGGTGCCATACATGTAGTGTAACTTGTAAGAACACTTGGACGAATCGTCCAGGTGCAGAGTACATGTGGTTTAACAACGTTGAAACTAAGCCAGGTATGGGTTATCCAAAACGTTGGGAAGACCAAGAACACTATAAAGGTGGCTGGGTATTAAATAAAAGAGGTAAGTTAGAACTTAAATCAGGTAGTAGAATTTCTAAGATTGCTCTAGGTAAAATCTTCTACAACCCAGATATGCCTTTAATTAAAGATTATTATGAGCCATGGAACTACAACTATGAACATTTAACAACTGCTAAAGCTGGTAATCATTCTCCAGTAGCTAGAGCATATTCTGAAATTACTGGCGAAAATATTGAAATTGAATGGGGACCAAACTGGGAAGATGACCTAGCAGGTGGTCATGTAACTGGACCTAAAGACCCAAATATTCAAAAAATAGAAGAAGATATTAAATTCCAATTTGATGAAACATTTATGATGTATTTACCTCGTTTATGTGAACATTGCTTGAACCCAAGTTGCGTTGCTTCTTGTCCTTCAGGTGCAATGTATAAACGTGATGAAGATGGTATCGTACTTGTTGACCAAGATGCATGTCGTGGATGGCGTTACTGTATGACAGGTTGCCCATATAAAAAGGTTTACTTCAACTGGAAAACGAATAAAGCTGAAAAATGTACATTCTGTTTCCCAAGAATTGAAGCAGGTATGCCAACAGTTTGTTCAGAAACATGTACAGGTCGTATGAGATATTTAGGCGTATTATTATATGATGCTGATCGTGTGCATGAAGCGGCTTCAGCTACAGACGAAAAAGATCTGTATGAAAAACAATTAGATTTATTCTTAGATCCATTTGATGAAGAAGTGATTGCACAAGCTGAAAAAGATGGCATTGGATATGATTGGATTGAAGCAGCTCAAAATTCTCCAATTTATAAATTGGCAATTGAGTATAAATTAGCATTCCCATTACACCCAGAATTTAGAACTATGCCAATGGTTTGGTATTGTCCACCATTAAGTCCAATTATGAGTTACTTCGAAGGTAAAAATACAGATCAAAATCCTGACAGTATTTTCCCAGCAATTGAAGAAATGCGTTTACCAATAGAGTACTTAGCAAACTTATTTACAGCTGGTGACACACAACCTGTAAAAGAAGCATTGCAACGAATGGCGATGATGAGAAGTTATATGAGATCACAAGTGACAAACAAACCGTTTGATACATCTAGATTAGAAAGACTAGGCTTAACTGAACGTCAAACTAAAGATATGTATCGTTTATTAGGTATTGCAAAATACGAAGATCGTTTTGTCATCCCGACATCACATAAAGAAACATATCTAGACACTTATCATGCACAAGGTAGTGAAGGCTACGGTGGAGAACACTTTGGTGATAACTGTGAAGGTTGTGGTGTTCCAGTAGGCTCTGGAAAAACAGGACAAGAAATTTATAATGAGAATTTCTATGGAGGGATTTTCCGTGATTAA